A window of the Bacteroidota bacterium genome harbors these coding sequences:
- a CDS encoding SatD family protein encodes MIAVITGDIINSRKVDDASIWLNELKNVFNLYGSKPADWEIYRGDSFQIKTTPGQALKLAFHIKATIKQFKPLDVRMGIGIGEVSFVSDKITESNGEAFINSGESFDSLDKITTVQIKAPWNKEFNTLFSLTLSLAMINIDNWTPASSEVVKASIENPDLKQGELAELLSKKQSDISKGLKRADFSIVNDLINHFPEIVKQELC; translated from the coding sequence ATGATCGCAGTAATTACAGGTGATATTATTAACTCCCGAAAAGTAGATGATGCTTCGATATGGTTAAACGAACTGAAAAATGTTTTTAATCTCTATGGAAGCAAACCTGCCGATTGGGAAATATACCGTGGTGACAGTTTTCAAATAAAAACTACTCCCGGGCAGGCTTTGAAATTAGCTTTTCATATTAAGGCAACAATAAAACAGTTTAAGCCTTTGGATGTAAGAATGGGGATTGGAATTGGTGAGGTTTCATTCGTTAGCGATAAAATAACAGAATCAAACGGTGAGGCTTTTATAAATTCGGGAGAGAGTTTTGATAGTTTGGACAAAATAACAACTGTTCAGATAAAAGCGCCCTGGAATAAGGAATTCAACACATTATTTAGCCTAACACTGTCATTGGCAATGATCAATATAGATAATTGGACTCCTGCATCGTCAGAGGTAGTAAAGGCAAGTATCGAAAATCCGGATTTGAAACAAGGCGAATTAGCAGAACTTCTAAGCAAAAAACAAAGTGATATTAGTAAAGGTCTCAAAAGAGCTGATTTTTCGATTGTAAACGATTTAATAAATCATTTTCCTGAAATAGTAAAACAAGAACTATGCTAA